One Halanaerobiales bacterium genomic region harbors:
- the pgsA gene encoding CDP-diacylglycerol--glycerol-3-phosphate 3-phosphatidyltransferase, which produces MNLPNKLTLLRILLVPIFMGFLILSNDNSQFFQFFALLVFILAASTDGLDGYLARKNNLVTTFGKIVDPLADKLLITAALISFVSLGEISAWAAVIIIGRELAVTGLRVVAASEGIVISASIWGKLKTILQISAIIALLLEPNIIDFPFYLEKILLWAAVLMTIYSGYIYFKRSDIDFFELEKS; this is translated from the coding sequence ATGAATTTACCTAATAAGTTAACATTACTTAGAATATTATTAGTTCCTATATTTATGGGATTTCTAATTTTAAGTAATGATAATAGCCAATTTTTTCAATTTTTTGCTTTATTAGTATTTATTTTAGCTGCATCAACTGATGGATTAGATGGGTATCTGGCTAGAAAAAATAATTTAGTGACTACTTTTGGTAAAATTGTTGATCCATTAGCTGATAAATTACTAATAACAGCAGCATTAATTTCATTTGTATCATTAGGAGAAATTTCTGCCTGGGCTGCTGTCATAATTATTGGGAGAGAATTGGCTGTTACAGGTTTGAGAGTGGTTGCTGCTAGTGAAGGTATAGTAATATCTGCAAGTATATGGGGAAAATTAAAAACTATACTTCAAATATCTGCAATAATTGCTTTATTATTAGAACCTAATATAATAGACTTTCCTTTTTATTTAGAGAAAATTTTATTATGGGCAGCTGTTTTAATGACAATTTATTCAGGATATATTTATTTTAAAAGATCTGATATAGATTTTTTTGAATTAGAGAAGAGTTGA